The Frondihabitans australicus genome includes a region encoding these proteins:
- a CDS encoding phosphotransferase → MNAVRREGDTVTRQAGPWTPTVHRYLRYLERAGVTWAPKPLGVEGDRERLTFLDADVPVYPLPEWVWADHVLDEGARMLRELHDASVGFGLEGAVWQSATRVPAEVICHDDFSPHNLGFRDGHLVGAIDFDMCSPGPRLWDIAYFATRVVPLTDDPPVGAPTMGDAPARVSRILRAYGSDATYDDVLRVAIIRLWDLAELSRDKARELGKPELNGHADMYEREARYLAARRP, encoded by the coding sequence ATGAACGCCGTCCGCCGCGAGGGCGACACCGTCACGCGCCAGGCCGGGCCGTGGACGCCGACCGTGCACCGCTACCTCCGATACCTCGAGCGGGCCGGCGTCACGTGGGCGCCGAAGCCGCTCGGAGTCGAGGGCGACCGCGAACGCCTCACCTTCCTCGACGCCGACGTGCCGGTGTACCCGCTGCCGGAGTGGGTGTGGGCCGACCACGTGCTGGACGAGGGCGCGCGGATGCTGCGCGAGCTCCACGACGCCAGCGTCGGCTTCGGCCTCGAAGGCGCCGTCTGGCAGTCCGCGACGAGGGTGCCCGCTGAGGTGATCTGCCACGACGACTTCTCACCGCACAACCTCGGTTTCCGTGACGGGCACCTCGTCGGGGCGATCGACTTCGACATGTGCTCGCCGGGGCCGCGGCTGTGGGACATCGCGTACTTCGCCACGCGCGTCGTGCCGCTGACCGACGATCCGCCGGTCGGGGCGCCGACGATGGGCGACGCTCCTGCGAGGGTGTCTCGGATCCTGCGGGCCTACGGCTCGGACGCCACGTACGACGACGTGCTGCGCGTCGCGATCATCCGCCTCTGGGATCTCGCCGAGCTGTCGCGCGACAAGGCACGCGAACTCGGCAAGCCCGAGCTGAATGGCCACGCCGACATGTACGAGCGCGAGGCGCGCTACCTCGCCGCCCGCCGCCCCTGA
- a CDS encoding ABC transporter ATP-binding protein, whose product MATLSARGLTLAYDDRVIAEELDFDVPDGELTVIIGPNACGKSTLLKALARTLKPAAGTVTLDGRPLRDYRSKDVARRIGMLPQSPIAPEGIVVRDLVGRGRFPHQTLFRQWSAADEAAVYAALLATGVVDLADRHVAELSGGQRQRAWIALALAQETSLLLLDEPTTYLDIAHQYDVLELCASLHRQGRTLVAVLHDLNQAARYATHLVVMKEGRIVAEGDPAGVLTAELVEDVFGLPCEIHPDPQTGTPMVVPLARAGVR is encoded by the coding sequence ATGGCCACCCTCAGCGCCCGCGGGCTCACGCTCGCCTACGACGACCGGGTGATCGCCGAGGAGCTCGACTTCGACGTGCCCGACGGCGAGCTCACCGTGATCATCGGGCCGAACGCCTGCGGCAAGTCGACGCTGCTGAAGGCGCTCGCGCGCACCCTCAAGCCCGCGGCCGGCACCGTGACCCTCGACGGCAGACCGCTGCGCGACTACCGCAGCAAGGACGTCGCCAGGCGGATCGGCATGCTGCCGCAGTCGCCGATCGCGCCCGAGGGCATCGTCGTCCGCGACCTCGTCGGCCGCGGGCGGTTTCCGCACCAGACGCTGTTCCGGCAGTGGTCGGCCGCCGACGAGGCCGCCGTCTACGCCGCCCTTCTCGCGACCGGCGTAGTCGACCTCGCCGACCGGCACGTCGCCGAGCTCTCCGGCGGGCAGCGGCAGCGCGCCTGGATCGCGCTCGCGCTGGCGCAGGAGACGTCGCTCCTGCTGCTCGACGAGCCGACCACCTACCTCGACATCGCCCACCAGTACGACGTGCTCGAGCTCTGCGCGTCGCTGCACCGGCAGGGCCGCACCCTCGTCGCGGTGCTGCACGACCTCAACCAGGCCGCGCGCTACGCCACGCACCTCGTGGTGATGAAGGAGGGCAGGATCGTCGCGGAAGGCGATCCGGCCGGAGTCCTCACCGCCGAACTGGTCGAGGACGTCTTCGGGCTCCCCTGCGAGATCCACCCCGACCCGCAGACGGGCACGCCGATGGTGGTGCCTCTGGCCCGTGCGGGTGTTCGGTAG
- a CDS encoding FecCD family ABC transporter permease, with protein sequence MSAKPLGAGAAARPRPRPILRAGTWLAVPIARRATVVGGVLALALLAASLLTLTLGSLGIPLGQLAASIAHPDARAAFILNVYRGPRLVTAIGVGAAFGVAGALFQTVTRNPLGSPDVIGLSSGASAGAATFGLLLPGILPLPVGALLGSLAAIALVYFGTGRGFTSPSRMILVGIGVAAMALAYVQFVITAVSSQDAVVLGAYISGTLADRSWGDVAVVWITIAVLGPCALALARRLDLIEMGDELADALGGRSSRTRTLVVLTALGLSTAAVAAAGPISFVALTAPQVARRLARTPGASVTLSALMGAFMMVLADLLVQQSPFGSQLPVGLLTACIGGLYLGYLLVREWKKGTV encoded by the coding sequence GTGAGCGCGAAGCCTCTGGGCGCAGGAGCAGCGGCACGGCCGCGCCCCCGCCCGATCCTGCGCGCCGGAACCTGGCTCGCGGTGCCGATCGCCCGCCGGGCGACGGTGGTCGGCGGCGTGCTCGCCCTCGCCCTCCTCGCCGCGAGCCTGCTCACCCTGACGCTCGGGTCGCTCGGGATCCCGCTCGGGCAGCTCGCCGCGTCGATCGCCCACCCGGACGCGCGGGCGGCGTTCATCCTGAACGTCTATCGCGGGCCGCGGCTGGTCACGGCCATCGGCGTCGGCGCGGCGTTCGGCGTGGCGGGCGCGCTGTTCCAGACGGTGACCCGGAACCCGCTCGGCAGCCCCGACGTGATCGGGCTCTCGTCGGGGGCGAGCGCGGGGGCCGCGACGTTCGGGCTGCTGCTGCCCGGGATCCTGCCGCTGCCCGTCGGAGCCCTGCTCGGCTCGCTCGCAGCCATCGCGCTGGTCTACTTCGGCACGGGTCGGGGCTTCACCTCGCCGTCGCGAATGATCCTCGTCGGCATCGGCGTGGCCGCCATGGCGCTCGCCTACGTGCAGTTCGTCATCACCGCGGTGTCGTCGCAGGACGCCGTCGTGCTCGGCGCGTACATCTCGGGCACGCTGGCCGACCGCTCGTGGGGAGACGTCGCCGTCGTCTGGATCACGATCGCGGTGCTCGGCCCGTGCGCTCTGGCCCTCGCCCGGCGGCTCGACCTCATCGAGATGGGCGACGAGCTGGCCGACGCCCTGGGCGGCAGGAGCTCGCGGACCCGCACCCTGGTGGTCCTCACCGCCCTCGGCCTCTCGACGGCCGCCGTCGCCGCCGCCGGGCCGATCTCGTTCGTCGCCCTCACCGCACCCCAGGTCGCCCGCCGTCTCGCCCGGACCCCCGGGGCGAGCGTGACCCTCTCGGCCCTCATGGGTGCGTTCATGATGGTGCTCGCCGACCTCCTCGTGCAGCAGTCGCCGTTCGGGTCGCAGCTGCCGGTGGGCCTGCTCACCGCCTGCATCGGCGGGCTCTACCTCGGCTACCTGCTCGTGCGCGAGTGGAAGAAAGGAACGGTCTGA